A genomic region of Nymphaea colorata isolate Beijing-Zhang1983 chromosome 2, ASM883128v2, whole genome shotgun sequence contains the following coding sequences:
- the LOC116247422 gene encoding anthocyanidin-3-O-glucoside rhamnosyltransferase-like, with product MQMGSLALEGDNHDQPLQVVMFPFLAFGHIFPFVHLSNALAVNGVKVTFLTLPSLVPKIRLSLDSNVPILSYKLAPIDGLPSDVCTTNGCSEVLAELLRQAMDATRPQIAKILAKLSPQVVVFDAIQCWVPEVAELLGIKSVYFSIFNAITVASTILFGLTPHQKPSLWRLRLPPRELISVYLRVKPYEVRGMLSNAHGSGSEASNFSRLVSSVARSDAIAVRSTYEVEAPSIKYLSSQCRKPVLPTGVLLPKGPAGDLEPKLAEWLNKFPKGTVVFCSFGSESYLSVKQMKELVVGLEMTRFPFLAVLNTTADTPKVKKQELEAEIGEKAGGRGMVCSGWVNQPLIMRHPAVGCSINHGGWSSIVEAAEGGCQLVMLPVKGDQYPNTKLMVMQLRAAVQINRRAWDGWFTRKAVRKAVRAVMVEGSKKGKVVRANNSKLREILQQEGLQEDYTKGFITMLTELVASP from the coding sequence ATGCAAATGGGGAGTCTCGCATTGGAGGGCGACAACCACGACCAGCCACTTCAGGTGGTCATGTTCCCATTTCTAGCCTTCGGCCACATCTTCCCTTTTGTCCATCTCTCGAACGCCCTTGCTGTTAATGGCGTCAAAGTCACCTTCCTCACCCTTCCCTCCCTCGTCCCCAAGATTCGCCTCTCCCTCGACTCTAACGTCCCCATCCTCAGCTACAAACTTGCCCCCATCGACGGCCTTCCCTCCGACGTCTGCACCACGAACGGCTGCAGCGAGGTGCTGGCCGAGCTACTGAGGCAGGCAATGGACGCGACGCGACCACAGATTGCTAAAATACTCGCCAAACTCTCCCCTCAGGTCGTTGTCTTTGACGCCATCCAATGCTGGGTGCCGGAGGTGGCGGAGTTGCTCGGTATCAAGTCCGTCTACTTTTCTATCTTCAATGCCATCACCGTTGCTAGCACCATCCTCTTCGGCTTGACACCTCACCAGAAACCATCGCTCTGGAGGCTGAGGCTGCCGCCGAGAGAGCTGATCTCCGTGTACCTGAGGGTGAAGCCTTATGAGGTACGTGGCATGCTCTCCAATGCCCACGGCTCTGGCTCGGAGGCCTCCAACTTCAGCCGCCTGGTCTCCTCCGTGGCTCGCAGCGATGCCATTGCCGTGAGGAGCACCTACGAGGTGGAGGCGCCTTCGATTAAGTACCTGTCTTCTCAATGCCGGAAGCCGGTGCTGCCCACCGGCGTGCTCCTGCCGAAGGGCCCAGCTGGAGACCTAGAGCCGAAGCTGGCCGAGTGGCTCAACAAGTTCCCAAAGGGCACAGTTGTTTTCTGCTCTTTTGGAAGCGAGTCGTATCTGTCGGTGAAGCAGATGAAAGAGCTGGTTGTGGGGCTCGAGATGACCAGATTCCCGTTTTTGGCTGTGCTGAACACTACCGCCGACACGCCTAAGGTGAAGAAGCAAGAGTTGGAGGCGGAGATAGGAGAGAAGGCAGGAGGAAGGGGGATGGTGTGCAGCGGGTGGGTAAACCAGCCACTCATCATGAGGCATCCGGCGGTCGGCTGCTCCATCAACCATGGTGGCTGGAGTTCTATAGTGGAAGCGGCGGAGGGAGGGTGCCAGTTGGTGATGTTACCGGTGAAGGGAGACCAGTACCCGAACACGAAGCTGATGGTCATGCAGCTTAGGGCAGCAGTGCAGATCAACAGGAGAGCTTGGGATGGGTGGTTCACCAGGAAGGCCGTAAGGAAAGCAGTGAGGGCCGTAATGGTTGAAGGTTCGAAGAAGGGGAAGGTGGTGAGAGCCAACAACTCCAAGTTGAGGGAGATCCTTCAGCAGGAGGGGTTGCAGGAAGACTATACGAAGGGCTTCATAACCATGCTTACGGAGTTGGTAGCTTCACCATGA